A single window of Schistosoma mansoni strain Puerto Rico chromosome 7, complete genome DNA harbors:
- a CDS encoding putative 60s ribosomal protein L6 gives LSLPERIHTKKYFTKSTTCKKFKNSHQQNRFADILDHGVTNEQSTYQPNNEKKMDQIYIDNEVRKAIKCHSDSKLLIGYLKSLFSIGKYDKPHEMLF, from the coding sequence TTATCACTTCCTGAAAGAATTCATaccaaaaaatattttactaaatCAACCACATGTAAAAAATTCAAAAACTCTCATCAACAAAATCGCTTCGCAGATATTCTTGACCATGGTGTTACTAATGAGCAATCAACTTATCAACcaaataatgaaaagaaaatggATCAAATTTACATAGATAATGAAGTAAGAAAAGCAATTAAATGTCATAGTGATTCCAAGTTACTAATTGGCTACTtaaaatcattattctcaattGGTAAATATGATAAACCACATGAAATGTTATTTTAA